One Deinococcus grandis DNA window includes the following coding sequences:
- a CDS encoding AAA family ATPase gives MRPIKLDIQGFTAFRQFTSLDFGDLELFALVGPTGSGKSSLLDAMTFALYGQTARLGASGLDALISQGERGLSAALTFEVGGVTYRASRTKGRRQAENEVRFERLDDDGRWTNLSDGGMKVINERIRRVLGLDFRNFARSVMLPQGEFSRVLHGTGKERQALLGELTGLDHVAAMQRVASDRAKELKHEAGSLNAVLDGEYAGVTPEALAGLRVERERTDADAERLTDERERLTGQQLRLREQERVWKAREDTARRLTSLEGRAQGVQEGAARAARARRVAGVLPLLDAAERARIAAAREAGELRGAQAAAESAEQAAQGAAAALEAAQSAETRIPDLEARAEALRDAESDVARLRRAGGKPDATHAQPLPWDEDAFLAAREGTQRAEKARQERVLVQTERVSLKAAHDRFASEERAQAQETAEQERVKREGTDAKAALEAAQGALDAARLEAGLASYRAHLHVGDDCPLCGQTVTVLPDAPRADLGAQQAQVEALSRTLDERRTRFTDLRAALKARQAWLDEKRAEYRNWDEQLTARETDLRAAEALVTGDPQSDMARLLAGLAARVRAAGPDPARARQAALAEITALRTRVQDAQATLARAQGDLAAAGATLRGVQANADRRAQEAQDAQASLDAALRDLNLDAAQARAAALPENDIAALEAAARTHEADVAQLRSALADLDRQLGAAPFDPAHLAQVTRDLTATDAALTAAREQAGRLAEQERQLRERLERKADIHARAQAASRALDTWQTLTNSLKANEFQQFLLAEIEAQLLTRAGILLHEISDGRYRLALQDGEYVVQDLWNAGEVRGVKTLSGGETFLASLSLAIALSDYLAGNRVLGALFLDEGFGTLDPQALEAVANALENLRTQGRMVGVVTHVESLSERLPSRLLVTKSVAGSSVQRFDL, from the coding sequence ATGAGGCCCATTAAGCTGGACATTCAGGGCTTCACGGCGTTCCGGCAGTTCACGAGTCTGGATTTCGGGGATCTGGAGTTGTTCGCGCTGGTGGGGCCGACGGGGAGTGGGAAGAGCAGTCTGCTGGACGCGATGACGTTCGCGCTGTACGGGCAGACGGCGCGGCTGGGTGCGTCGGGGCTGGACGCGCTGATCTCGCAGGGCGAGCGTGGCCTGTCGGCGGCGCTGACGTTCGAGGTGGGCGGCGTGACGTACCGCGCGTCGCGCACGAAGGGGCGGCGGCAGGCGGAGAACGAGGTGCGTTTCGAGCGGCTGGATGACGATGGCCGCTGGACGAACCTGTCCGACGGTGGCATGAAGGTCATCAACGAGCGGATCCGGCGGGTGCTGGGGCTGGACTTCCGGAATTTCGCGCGCAGCGTGATGCTCCCGCAGGGGGAGTTCTCGCGGGTGCTGCACGGCACCGGGAAGGAACGGCAGGCGCTGCTGGGCGAGCTGACGGGGCTGGATCACGTGGCGGCCATGCAGCGCGTCGCGTCCGACCGGGCGAAGGAACTCAAGCACGAGGCCGGGAGCCTGAACGCCGTGCTGGACGGCGAGTACGCGGGCGTGACGCCCGAGGCACTGGCGGGCCTGCGGGTGGAACGGGAGCGGACGGACGCGGACGCCGAACGCCTGACCGACGAGCGTGAACGCCTGACCGGGCAGCAGTTGCGGCTGCGCGAGCAGGAGCGGGTGTGGAAGGCGCGCGAGGACACCGCGCGGCGGCTGACGTCGCTGGAGGGCCGCGCGCAGGGCGTGCAGGAGGGCGCGGCGCGGGCGGCGCGGGCGCGGCGGGTGGCGGGCGTGCTGCCGCTCCTGGACGCCGCCGAGCGGGCGCGGATCGCCGCGGCGCGTGAAGCGGGCGAGTTGCGGGGCGCGCAGGCCGCCGCCGAATCGGCGGAACAGGCCGCGCAGGGGGCCGCCGCGGCCCTGGAGGCCGCGCAGTCCGCCGAGACCCGCATTCCCGACCTGGAGGCCCGCGCCGAGGCGCTGCGCGACGCCGAGAGTGACGTGGCGAGGCTGCGCCGCGCGGGCGGCAAACCGGACGCCACGCACGCCCAGCCCCTGCCCTGGGACGAGGACGCGTTCCTCGCCGCGCGTGAGGGTACGCAGCGTGCCGAGAAGGCCCGGCAGGAGCGGGTGCTCGTGCAGACCGAACGGGTCAGCCTGAAGGCCGCGCACGACCGTTTCGCCAGCGAGGAACGCGCGCAGGCGCAGGAGACGGCCGAGCAGGAGCGCGTGAAGCGCGAGGGCACCGACGCGAAGGCGGCGCTGGAGGCCGCGCAGGGGGCACTGGACGCCGCGCGGCTGGAGGCGGGTCTGGCGTCGTACCGCGCGCACCTGCACGTCGGGGACGACTGCCCCCTGTGCGGGCAGACCGTGACGGTGCTGCCGGACGCGCCGCGCGCCGATCTGGGCGCGCAGCAGGCGCAGGTGGAGGCCCTGTCCCGCACGCTGGACGAGCGCCGCACGCGCTTCACGGACCTGCGCGCCGCGCTGAAGGCCCGGCAGGCGTGGCTGGACGAGAAACGCGCCGAGTACCGCAACTGGGACGAGCAACTGACCGCCCGCGAGACCGACCTGCGCGCCGCCGAAGCGCTGGTGACGGGGGACCCGCAGTCGGACATGGCCCGGCTGCTGGCCGGACTGGCCGCCCGTGTCCGCGCGGCGGGACCCGACCCGGCCCGCGCGCGGCAGGCGGCCCTGGCCGAGATCACGGCCCTGCGCACCCGCGTGCAGGACGCCCAGGCGACCCTGGCGCGCGCGCAGGGTGACCTCGCCGCCGCCGGGGCGACCCTGCGCGGCGTGCAGGCAAACGCCGACCGCCGCGCGCAGGAGGCGCAGGACGCGCAGGCCAGCCTGGACGCCGCCCTGCGTGACCTGAACCTGGACGCCGCGCAGGCCCGCGCCGCCGCCCTGCCCGAGAATGACATCGCCGCGCTGGAAGCCGCCGCCCGCACCCACGAGGCGGACGTGGCGCAGCTCCGCTCGGCACTGGCCGACCTGGACCGGCAGCTGGGCGCGGCCCCCTTCGACCCGGCGCACCTCGCGCAGGTCACCCGCGACCTGACCGCCACCGACGCCGCCCTGACCGCCGCGCGCGAGCAGGCCGGGCGCCTCGCCGAGCAGGAACGGCAACTGCGTGAACGCCTGGAGCGCAAGGCGGACATCCACGCCCGCGCGCAGGCCGCGTCGCGCGCTCTGGACACCTGGCAGACCCTCACGAACAGCCTGAAGGCCAACGAGTTCCAGCAGTTCCTCCTCGCGGAGATCGAGGCGCAACTCCTGACCCGAGCAGGCATCCTCCTGCACGAGATCAGCGACGGGCGCTACCGCCTGGCCCTGCAGGACGGCGAGTACGTCGTGCAGGACCTCTGGAACGCCGGTGAGGTGCGCGGCGTGAAGACCCTGTCCGGCGGCGAGACGTTCCTCGCGTCACTGTCCCTGGCGATCGCCCTGAGCGACTACCTCGCGGGGAACCGCGTGCTGGGCGCGCTGTTCCTCGACGAGGGCTTCGGCACGCTCGACCCGCAGGCGCTGGAAGCCGTGGCCAACGCCCTGGAGAACCTGCGCACGCAGGGCCGCATGGTGGGCGTCGTGACGCACGTCGAGAGCCTCAGCGAACGCCTGCCCAGCCGCCTTCTGGTCACCAAGAGCGTGGCGGGCAGCAGCGTGCAACGCTTCGACCTCTAA
- a CDS encoding PIN/TRAM domain-containing protein translates to MLALRLLIMLLGLLLGLAAGRGLAAVQPDDLGIVNTLSLMLAGMLTALLLAPRIEQVFVRFSATFTRWYARLSPRAVAAATFGLIVALLVSVLLSSLLRTVPFYTWIWNLIVTVVLGVFFVSFALRNAESFGLLAFPQVRRKPGSRLLDSNVIIDGRIVELLRAGFLDGELVVPAFILRELQTLSDHHDAQKRTRGKRGLAVLEDLRALRPLRIEDWDDAALPTTDDKLIRLARESGARIVTNDNNLGKIARLHGVEILSIHEAAVALKPQVQAGDHLTVTISKGGQQKNQGVGYLEDGTMVVVEDAIRFRGKPTRVVVVNNVQTNVGRMIFAKLDGEEGAA, encoded by the coding sequence ATGCTGGCTTTGCGACTCTTGATCATGCTGCTGGGCCTGCTGCTGGGGCTCGCGGCCGGTCGCGGCCTCGCGGCGGTGCAACCGGACGACCTCGGGATCGTCAACACCCTGAGCCTCATGCTGGCCGGGATGCTCACCGCGTTGCTGCTCGCGCCGCGCATCGAGCAGGTTTTCGTGCGGTTCTCGGCGACGTTCACCCGCTGGTACGCGCGCCTGTCGCCCCGCGCGGTGGCCGCCGCGACCTTCGGCCTGATCGTGGCGCTGCTCGTCAGTGTGCTGCTGAGCAGCCTGCTGCGGACCGTGCCGTTCTACACCTGGATCTGGAACCTGATCGTCACGGTCGTGCTGGGCGTGTTCTTCGTGTCGTTCGCGCTGCGCAACGCCGAGAGCTTCGGGCTGCTGGCGTTCCCGCAAGTGCGCCGCAAGCCGGGCAGCAGGCTGCTCGACAGCAACGTCATCATCGACGGGCGCATCGTCGAGTTGCTGCGCGCCGGGTTCCTCGACGGGGAACTCGTCGTCCCGGCGTTCATCCTGCGGGAACTCCAGACGCTCTCCGACCATCACGACGCGCAGAAGCGCACGCGCGGCAAACGCGGCCTGGCGGTGCTGGAGGACCTGCGCGCCCTGCGGCCCCTGCGTATCGAGGACTGGGACGACGCGGCCCTGCCCACCACGGACGACAAACTGATCCGGCTGGCCCGCGAGAGCGGCGCGCGGATCGTCACGAACGACAACAACCTCGGCAAGATCGCCCGCCTGCACGGCGTGGAGATCCTCAGCATCCACGAGGCCGCCGTCGCCCTGAAACCCCAGGTGCAGGCGGGGGACCACCTGACCGTCACCATCAGCAAGGGCGGCCAGCAGAAGAATCAGGGCGTCGGGTACCTCGAGGACGGCACCATGGTCGTCGTGGAGGACGCCATCAGGTTCCGGGGCAAACCCACCCGCGTGGTCGTCGTGAACAACGTGCAGACGAACGTGGGCCGCATGATCTTCGCGAAACTCGACGGAGAGGAAGGCGCGGCGTAA
- a CDS encoding DsbA family protein has product MHAPVLTRFLPLTITLALSAPAGAQLLQTPAQTAAQPILKGLTVDGTTLRQGATTITLDVTGGYVVGVLTETDSLDELARGVATGWGMGAPDLPKLKASLSNPQLLAAARSGFVQPSDDSGTDVIALKVTGEGSATRYAAYVAVNIWPDSAFPATKAVTGSAAAPVTLRVFSDFQCPYCKQMWDNAMPAWRKDSATYRVMHYEFPLSFHRNAQGAAEASECAAAQGKFWPFADQLFANFRTWTPLDPKETPAKYAAYAKPAGLDTAAFKTCVSQRTFRASVDAQMQAGLKVNVQGTPTVYLNGLKLSNYSDAREVARARAITTAQPSAASVIEARLKTFR; this is encoded by the coding sequence ATGCACGCGCCTGTCCTGACCCGGTTTCTGCCTCTGACCATCACCCTCGCCCTGAGCGCACCGGCGGGCGCGCAGCTCCTTCAGACGCCCGCCCAGACGGCCGCGCAGCCGATCCTGAAGGGCCTGACGGTGGACGGTACGACGCTGCGTCAGGGTGCGACGACGATCACCCTCGACGTCACTGGCGGGTACGTGGTGGGTGTGCTGACCGAGACGGACTCGCTCGATGAGCTGGCGCGTGGCGTGGCGACCGGCTGGGGCATGGGCGCCCCGGACCTTCCGAAACTGAAAGCCAGCCTGAGTAACCCGCAGCTGCTGGCGGCGGCCCGCTCGGGGTTCGTGCAGCCCTCCGACGATTCGGGAACGGACGTCATTGCCCTGAAGGTGACCGGCGAGGGCAGCGCCACGCGGTACGCGGCGTACGTCGCCGTGAACATCTGGCCGGACAGCGCCTTCCCGGCCACGAAGGCCGTGACGGGCAGCGCTGCCGCGCCCGTGACACTGCGGGTGTTCAGTGACTTCCAGTGCCCGTACTGCAAACAGATGTGGGACAACGCGATGCCCGCGTGGCGTAAGGACAGCGCGACGTACCGCGTGATGCACTACGAGTTCCCGCTGTCGTTCCACCGCAACGCGCAGGGCGCGGCGGAGGCCAGTGAGTGCGCCGCCGCGCAGGGGAAGTTCTGGCCGTTCGCGGATCAGCTGTTCGCGAACTTCCGCACCTGGACCCCACTGGACCCGAAGGAGACCCCCGCGAAGTACGCCGCCTACGCGAAGCCCGCCGGGCTGGACACGGCCGCGTTCAAGACCTGCGTGAGCCAGCGGACGTTCCGGGCCAGCGTGGACGCCCAGATGCAGGCGGGGCTGAAGGTGAACGTGCAGGGCACACCGACCGTGTACCTGAACGGCCTGAAACTGTCGAACTACAGTGACGCGCGTGAAGTGGCCCGCGCCCGCGCGATCACGACGGCGCAGCCGTCCGCAGCCAGTGTGATCGAGGCGCGACTGAAAACGTTCCGCTGA
- a CDS encoding PadR family transcriptional regulator produces the protein MQSNSADGNLLRGTLDFLLLASLEHGPLYGLRIIQDVQQRTGGHFNFKEGTLYPALHRLEKRALLRAETRPSDTGGPPRKYYHLTPTGLSELTRQREEQRAHARALRPYLEFS, from the coding sequence ATGCAAAGTAATAGTGCGGACGGCAACCTGCTGCGCGGTACGCTGGACTTCCTGCTGCTCGCCAGCCTCGAACACGGCCCCCTCTACGGCCTGCGGATCATCCAGGACGTCCAGCAGCGCACCGGCGGCCACTTCAACTTCAAGGAAGGCACCCTCTACCCCGCCCTGCACCGCCTGGAAAAACGCGCCCTGCTCCGCGCCGAGACCCGCCCCAGCGACACCGGCGGTCCACCCCGCAAGTACTACCACCTGACCCCCACCGGCCTGAGCGAACTGACGCGGCAACGGGAAGAACAGCGCGCCCACGCCCGCGCCCTGCGCCCCTACCTGGAATTCTCATGA
- a CDS encoding permease prefix domain 1-containing protein yields MSPEHQYVRNATRGLKGQARKDTQAELLDHLTERTRQLTLTGLSPEQARAQAKQELGPAPTVARSLRRTQHVHPALSAAALIALATLLLWPVPELLNPQATYSGGDTNESVTELRARGYLSVKEANAQLKPYGIQLKYHGESWELRRADLPVANTELNQSWVCQGPTTSSATDQPRYWLTGNPSVRYVNPASLLACMSEAGWPLELDGQQVKLHGKAFPDAWTREIATMFYVPQLSRSLGHLPRHLWSSPTAPFPQNEPSVLAYSDYSSEIIWSTRHVETAAQNVGLLVRFQLNGTSWPDKRKYSAPMFFSFTLPVSDQGQVNLPIRVPHGMKVVDLTLKSNMNDWLRADSSTFPAILVALPDRTDAPIDLTPLPFTP; encoded by the coding sequence ATGAGCCCCGAACATCAGTACGTCCGCAACGCCACCCGCGGCCTGAAGGGCCAGGCCCGCAAGGACACCCAGGCCGAACTGCTCGACCACCTCACCGAACGCACCCGGCAACTCACCCTGACCGGCCTGAGCCCCGAGCAGGCCCGCGCGCAGGCCAAGCAGGAACTCGGCCCGGCCCCCACCGTCGCCCGCAGCCTGCGCCGCACCCAGCACGTCCACCCCGCCCTGAGTGCTGCCGCCCTCATCGCACTCGCCACGCTGCTGCTGTGGCCCGTGCCGGAGCTACTGAACCCGCAGGCAACCTACTCCGGAGGTGATACCAATGAATCAGTCACTGAACTGCGGGCCAGAGGGTACCTCTCAGTCAAAGAGGCAAATGCACAACTGAAACCCTACGGCATTCAACTCAAGTACCACGGCGAATCATGGGAACTGCGGCGTGCTGATCTACCCGTCGCGAACACCGAACTGAACCAGTCCTGGGTCTGCCAGGGACCCACTACGTCCAGTGCCACCGATCAACCCCGGTACTGGCTCACGGGCAACCCAAGTGTGAGGTATGTCAATCCAGCCAGCCTGCTGGCCTGCATGAGTGAAGCCGGCTGGCCGCTTGAACTCGACGGACAACAGGTGAAACTGCACGGAAAAGCTTTCCCTGACGCATGGACCAGAGAGATCGCCACCATGTTCTACGTGCCGCAACTCTCCCGCAGCCTCGGTCACCTGCCCCGCCACCTGTGGTCTAGCCCGACTGCTCCCTTCCCACAGAACGAGCCCAGTGTGCTTGCCTACTCGGACTACTCATCGGAGATCATATGGAGCACACGCCACGTCGAGACAGCCGCCCAGAATGTGGGATTGCTCGTCCGGTTCCAGCTCAACGGAACCTCCTGGCCGGACAAGCGGAAGTATTCAGCACCCATGTTCTTCTCGTTCACGCTGCCAGTCAGTGATCAGGGTCAGGTCAACCTTCCGATTCGTGTACCGCATGGCATGAAAGTCGTTGACCTGACCCTCAAATCGAATATGAACGACTGGCTCAGAGCAGACAGCAGCACCTTCCCGGCCATTCTCGTGGCCTTACCGGACCGGACCGATGCGCCGATTGACCTGACCCCGTTGCCGTTCACTCCCTGA
- the thrS gene encoding threonine--tRNA ligase: protein MHVILPDGKQLELHAGATALDAAAAIGPRLAQDALAATANGELVDLMTPLPDGANITLITKKNPADAAPLFRHSLGHVMSQAVGEYYKGKGYGADAIKRGVGPSIENGWYQDFDLPEPLKEEDLPEIEKIMRDIITRGLDFTRREISKAEGLAQFPHDPYKQELIAGLPEDEPITFYTQGDYTDLCRGPHFPNTGKLPGAFKLMSTSGAYWRGNEKNPILQRVYGVAFATQKELDAYLHQLEEAKRRDHRKLGRELELFTIDPLVGKGLPLWLPNGTVLREELTSFMKEQQFQRGYQGVITPNIGNLDLYRTSGHYEKYSDGQFRPIEVDDEEYMLKPMNCPHHVRIYASKPRSYRDLPVRLAEFGTVYRYEQSGELNGLTRVRGFTQDDAHLFVRPDQLKKEFLDVLDLTVLVLKTFGMNEVRFRVGTRDPESDKYVGDEANWTLAEQQIIEAVEEVGLPYTIEPGDAAFYGPKLDFVVKDVLGREWQLGTIQVDYNLPERFDISYVGEDGQDHRPIMIHRAPFGSIERFTGILIEHYAGDFPLWLAPRQVMIIPIADRHNDYAWQLRDELHQAGLRAEVDDSSNRMNAKVRTAELSKIPVMLIVGDQEQDGRAVSVRERTPEGHKERKGVAFDDLKNEMLSRYKTRS, encoded by the coding sequence ATGCACGTAATCCTTCCCGACGGTAAACAACTCGAACTGCACGCTGGCGCGACGGCCCTCGACGCCGCCGCCGCCATCGGCCCGCGCCTCGCACAGGACGCCCTGGCCGCCACCGCGAACGGCGAACTGGTGGACCTGATGACGCCCCTGCCCGACGGCGCGAACATCACGCTGATCACGAAGAAGAACCCGGCCGACGCTGCGCCGCTGTTCCGCCACTCGCTGGGCCACGTCATGAGTCAGGCGGTCGGTGAGTACTACAAGGGCAAGGGCTACGGCGCGGACGCCATCAAGCGCGGCGTGGGCCCCAGCATCGAGAACGGCTGGTACCAGGACTTCGACCTGCCCGAACCCCTGAAGGAAGAGGACCTCCCGGAGATCGAGAAGATCATGCGGGACATCATCACGCGCGGCCTGGACTTCACGCGCCGCGAGATCAGCAAGGCCGAGGGCCTCGCGCAGTTCCCGCACGACCCGTACAAGCAGGAACTCATCGCGGGCCTCCCCGAGGACGAGCCCATCACGTTCTACACGCAGGGTGACTACACGGACCTGTGCCGTGGGCCGCACTTCCCGAACACCGGGAAGCTGCCCGGCGCGTTCAAGCTCATGAGCACCAGTGGCGCGTACTGGCGCGGGAACGAGAAGAACCCGATCCTCCAGCGCGTGTACGGCGTCGCGTTCGCCACGCAGAAGGAACTCGACGCGTACCTGCACCAGCTGGAGGAAGCCAAGCGGCGCGACCACCGCAAACTGGGTCGCGAACTGGAACTCTTCACCATCGACCCGCTGGTCGGCAAGGGCCTGCCGCTGTGGCTGCCGAACGGCACGGTCCTGCGCGAGGAGCTGACCAGCTTCATGAAAGAGCAGCAGTTCCAGCGCGGCTACCAGGGCGTCATCACGCCCAACATCGGGAACCTCGACCTGTACCGCACCAGCGGGCACTACGAGAAGTACTCCGACGGTCAGTTCCGCCCCATCGAGGTGGATGACGAGGAGTACATGCTCAAACCCATGAACTGCCCGCACCACGTGCGCATCTACGCCAGCAAACCCCGCAGCTACCGCGACCTGCCGGTGCGACTCGCGGAGTTCGGTACGGTGTACCGCTATGAGCAGAGCGGCGAACTGAACGGCCTGACCCGCGTGCGCGGCTTCACGCAGGACGACGCGCACCTGTTCGTCCGCCCCGACCAGCTGAAAAAGGAATTCCTGGACGTCCTCGACCTGACGGTCCTCGTGCTGAAGACCTTCGGGATGAACGAGGTGCGCTTCCGCGTCGGCACCCGCGACCCCGAGAGCGACAAGTACGTCGGCGACGAGGCCAACTGGACCCTCGCGGAGCAGCAGATCATCGAGGCGGTCGAGGAAGTCGGCCTGCCCTACACCATCGAACCCGGCGACGCCGCCTTCTACGGCCCCAAACTCGACTTCGTCGTCAAGGACGTCCTGGGCCGCGAATGGCAGCTCGGCACCATCCAGGTGGACTACAACCTCCCCGAACGCTTCGACATCAGCTACGTCGGCGAGGACGGCCAGGACCACCGCCCCATCATGATCCACCGCGCCCCCTTCGGCAGCATCGAACGCTTCACCGGCATCCTCATCGAACACTACGCCGGGGACTTCCCCCTGTGGCTCGCCCCCCGCCAGGTCATGATCATCCCCATCGCCGACCGCCACAACGACTACGCCTGGCAGCTCCGCGACGAACTGCACCAGGCAGGCCTGCGTGCCGAGGTCGACGACTCCTCCAACCGCATGAACGCCAAGGTCCGCACCGCCGAACTCAGCAAGATCCCCGTCATGCTCATCGTCGGCGACCAGGAACAAGACGGCCGCGCGGTCAGCGTCCGCGAACGCACCCCCGAAGGCCACAAGGAACGCAAAGGCGTCGCCTTCGACGACCTCAAGAACGAAATGCTCAGCCGCTACAAGACGCGCAGCTGA
- a CDS encoding GNAT family N-acetyltransferase: MTLTAHVTPRADLTPELEAGLRSLLIAAYPQFADFWVGTSYWGSEPEWHLWLADPAGVPAAQLGCGRRVAEVGGREVTLVGVGGVATHPACQRRGVGLRLLRELRPFLHTLPDVQFTFLQCREEVVPFYERGSFVRVPNPTQYLDPDEDRWVTDAGPTLILPVHATLTDWPVGETVNLRGTPW, encoded by the coding sequence GTGACCCTGACCGCGCACGTCACACCCCGCGCGGACCTGACGCCGGAACTGGAGGCCGGGCTGCGATCCCTGTTGATCGCCGCGTACCCGCAGTTCGCGGACTTCTGGGTGGGCACGTCGTACTGGGGCAGCGAACCCGAGTGGCACCTGTGGCTGGCCGACCCGGCAGGCGTGCCCGCCGCGCAACTGGGCTGCGGGCGGCGCGTGGCGGAGGTCGGCGGGCGTGAGGTCACGCTGGTGGGCGTCGGTGGGGTCGCCACGCATCCCGCGTGCCAGCGTCGGGGCGTGGGCCTCCGCCTGCTGCGGGAACTGCGTCCCTTCCTGCACACGCTGCCGGACGTGCAGTTCACGTTCCTGCAGTGCCGGGAGGAGGTCGTCCCGTTCTACGAGCGGGGCAGTTTCGTGCGTGTTCCGAACCCCACGCAGTACCTTGACCCGGACGAGGACCGGTGGGTGACGGACGCCGGGCCCACCCTGATCTTGCCTGTGCACGCCACGCTGACTGACTGGCCGGTGGGGGAGACCGTGAATCTGCGTGGAACACCCTGGTAG
- a CDS encoding GNAT family N-acetyltransferase: protein MPVHLPVGAGAPGVGRSDWVACLSLCDRSPRPTFPRSGRCCSTWGSWRTKPSWRRAFRRFASIRSVVGAFEDERLLGYAAAQDYGSHIRSGSTHRTAKLHDLYTAPGARRRGVARALMRGVEAWACARLLRYVFWYANTREAGPAYERMGYTAADAGQQGYLFFEIDLGNPATCIPHPERGS, encoded by the coding sequence ATGCCCGTGCATCTGCCAGTTGGCGCAGGCGCGCCTGGGGTCGGGCGGTCAGACTGGGTGGCGTGCCTCTCACTGTGCGACCGCTCACCCCGTCCGACTTTCCCCAGGTCCGGCCGATGTTGCTCGACATGGGGTTCGTGGAGGACGAAGCCGAGCTGGCGGCGCGCTTTCCGGCGTTTTGCGTCCATCCGGAGTGTGGTGGGCGCGTTCGAGGATGAACGTCTGCTCGGGTACGCCGCCGCTCAGGATTACGGGTCGCACATTCGCTCCGGGAGCACCCACCGCACGGCGAAACTGCACGACCTGTACACCGCCCCGGGTGCGCGTCGCCGGGGGGTGGCCCGCGCCCTGATGCGGGGAGTCGAAGCCTGGGCCTGCGCCCGCCTGCTGCGGTACGTGTTCTGGTACGCGAATACCCGTGAGGCTGGCCCGGCCTACGAACGCATGGGGTATACAGCGGCCGATGCCGGGCAGCAGGGATACCTGTTCTTCGAGATTGATCTGGGGAACCCGGCAACCTGCATCCCGCACCCGGAGCGGGGCTCGTGA
- a CDS encoding DUF805 domain-containing protein produces MNEVIEVVTKKYAQFTGRARRREYWMFTLAYGIVNIILTVLDNALGLSTGNTLNDVGVFSGLFALAMLIPHLAVSVRRLHDTGRSGWWILLGLIPFFGWIALIIFMATDGQAGSNKWGPNPKAPAGRTPVPAQNW; encoded by the coding sequence ATGAACGAGGTCATCGAAGTCGTCACCAAAAAGTACGCGCAGTTCACCGGTCGCGCCCGCCGCCGCGAGTACTGGATGTTCACGCTCGCCTACGGCATCGTCAACATCATCCTCACCGTGCTGGACAACGCACTTGGCCTGAGCACCGGCAACACCCTCAACGACGTCGGCGTGTTCTCCGGCCTATTCGCGCTGGCGATGCTGATTCCGCATCTGGCCGTCAGTGTCCGCCGACTTCACGACACGGGCCGCTCCGGTTGGTGGATCCTGCTTGGCCTGATTCCATTCTTCGGCTGGATTGCCCTGATCATCTTCATGGCGACCGACGGACAAGCTGGAAGCAACAAGTGGGGACCGAACCCGAAGGCCCCGGCCGGACGCACGCCCGTTCCGGCGCAGAACTGGTAA
- a CDS encoding DUF805 domain-containing protein, with amino-acid sequence MNEYLNVIRNNYANFTGRARRREYWMFTLINGIITFVLAIPLFGVVTSLGMQADAGTDPSAALTGTTLIFGLIYTIYALATFVPSLAVTVRRLHDAGFSGWLYLLNFIGLSIVVLVLCVLDSKPGSNKWGPNPKGITDGTPAPAQNW; translated from the coding sequence ATGAACGAATACCTGAATGTCATCCGCAACAACTACGCCAACTTCACCGGCCGCGCCCGCCGCCGCGAATACTGGATGTTCACCCTGATCAACGGCATCATCACCTTCGTGCTGGCCATCCCGCTCTTCGGCGTCGTGACGAGCCTGGGCATGCAGGCCGACGCGGGCACCGACCCCAGCGCCGCCCTGACCGGTACCACCCTGATCTTCGGCCTGATCTACACGATCTACGCCCTGGCCACCTTCGTTCCCAGCCTCGCCGTCACCGTCCGCCGCCTGCACGACGCGGGCTTCAGCGGCTGGCTGTACCTCCTGAACTTCATCGGCCTGAGCATCGTCGTGCTCGTCCTGTGCGTACTGGACAGCAAACCCGGCAGCAACAAGTGGGGACCCAACCCCAAAGGTATTACCGACGGCACCCCCGCCCCCGCGCAGAACTGGTAA